A window of the Pristis pectinata isolate sPriPec2 chromosome 27, sPriPec2.1.pri, whole genome shotgun sequence genome harbors these coding sequences:
- the LOC127583711 gene encoding apolipoprotein A-I-like — protein MRAVVMTLLLFITIGTRGAVLWKDEPQTDLDEVRNSLHIYLHQVSDTARGAIEQIDNSKIGKQLNLRISKSLDNLGVYVAELQKIVTPLSDEIHQRFQKDSAKLEEKFREGLKEFKAKILLYTEDLHNKVNKNVEEYCVMLSPLAGDLKELALHNAKDLHQKLAPLAEEIQEKMRTNIEDFNKKVNPYATSVHEIVNQRLASFQKNASPYTRKVSELFYECFENLRMKVTPLAQDIQQRLTDTSKTLTAD, from the exons ATGAGGGCAGTTGTTATGACTTTGCTACTCTTTATAACCATAG GAACTCGTGGTGCAGTCTTATGGAAAGATGAGCCGCAAACTGATCTGGATGAAGTAAGAAATTCTCTACATATCTACCTCCATCAAGTGAGTGACACAGCCAGAGGTGCTATTGAACAGATAGATAATTCCAAGATTGGAAAGCAGCTCAA TCTCAGGATTTCAAAGAGCTTGGACAACCTTGGTGTCTATGTTGCAGAGCTGCAAAAGATAGTAACTCCTCTATCAGATGAAATTCATCAGAGATTCCAGAAAGACAGTGCAAAGCTCGAGGAGAAGTTTCGGGAGGGCTTGAAAGAGTTTAAAGCCAAAATTCTTCTCTACACTGAAGATCTCCACAACAAAGTCAACAAGAATGTTGAGGAGTACTGTGTCATGCTAAGTCCTCTGGCTGGTGACTTGAAGGAACTAGCTCTTCACAATGCCAAGGACCTCCATCAAAAGTTGGCCCCGTTAGCTGAGGAGATCCAGGAGAAAATGAGGACCAACATTGAGGACTTTAATAAGAAGGTCAACCCATATGCTACATCAGTTCATGAGATAGTAAACCAACGACTGGCATCCTTCCAAAAGAATGCATCTCCTTACACCAGGAAAGTCAGTGAACTGTTCTATGAATGCTTTGAGAATTTGAGAATGAAAGTCACCCCTTTGGCCCAAGACATCCAGCAGCGTCTCACTGACACATCGAAGACTTTGACAGCAGACTAA